CGGCTTCGCGTGGTTCTGCCCCCAGTGCAACACCAAGCTGTATGACGAGTACCTCCAGGTGACCAACATCGTCACCCAGCTGCCGCCCATCTTCGAGCGCTTCTACGGCAACCCGGAGCACTGCACCTGCAAGCAGTGCGGCTTCAAGCTGACCCGAGAGCAGCGCAAGGCATGAAGATCGACATCCACACGCACCTGCTGCCGCCCGAGATGCCGCGCTTCGCCGAGCGCTATGGCTACGGCGGCTTCATGACGCTGGAGCACCACGCCCCGTGCCGGGCGCGCATGGTGCGCGATGACGGGAAGTTCTTCCGGGAGGTTGAGAGCAACTGCTGGGATCCGGTGAAGCGCATCGAGGAGTGTGATGCGCACGGCGTCAGCGTGCAGGTGCTGTCCACGGTGCCGGTGATGTTCGGCTACTGGGCGAAGCCGGAGCACGGGTTGGACCTGTCGCGCTTCCTCAATGATCAGCTGGCCTCGGTGGTGCGAGCGCACCCCAGGCGCTTCGTGGGCCTGGGCACGGTGCCCTTGCAGTCCCCCGAGCTGGCCGTGCGCGAGCTGGAGCGCTGCATGCGCGAGCTGGGGATGGCGGGCGTGCAGGTGGGCTCGCACGTCAACGGGCTCAACCTGGGCGAGCCGGAGCTGTTCCCCTTCTTCGAGGCCGCGGCCGAGCTGGGCGCCGCCATCTTCGTCCACCCCTGGGACATGCTGGGCGAGGCGCGGATGAAGAAGTACTGGATGCCCTGGCTGGTGGGCATGCCCGCCGAGGTCGCGCTGGCCATCTGCTCGCTGCTCTTCGCGGGCACGCTGGAGAAGCTGCCCAAGCTGCGGCTCGCCTTCGCGCACGGCGGCGGCGCCTTCCCGGGCACCTTCGGCCGCATCGAGCACGGCTTCCAGGTGCGGCCGGACCTCGTCGCGGTGGACAACCCCGTGCCGCCCCGCGAGTACCTGGGCCGCTTCTGGGTGGACTCGCTGGTGCACGACCCGGACATGCTGCGCTTCATCGTGAAGCTGTTCGGCCCGGACAAGGTGGCCCTGGGCAGTGACTATCCCTTCCCCCTCGGCGAGGACCGGCCGGGCACGTTGGTGGAGTCCCTCGCGGAGTTCGACGCCACCACCCGGGAGAAGCTGTTGTGCCGCAACGCGCTCGCGTGGCTCGGGCGCTCGTATGAGGAGTTCAAGTAGATGAGCGGTGAAGCGGTGCGGTACGAGGCCAGTGAGGCGTTCGCCCGGCGGATGGACGCGGAGGATCCGCTCCGCCACTTCCGCGACGAGTTCCACTTTCCCCGCCACCACGGCGAGCCCGTCATCTACCTCGTGGGCAACTCGCTGGGGCTCCAGCCGCGCAAGGCGAAGCCCTATGTGCTGGAGGCGCTGGAGGACTGGGAGACGCACGGCGTGGAGGGCCACTTCCGCGGCTCGCACCCGTGGATGCCCTACCACGAGCTGCTCACCGAGCAGACCGCGCGGCTGGTGGGCGCCCACCCGCTCGAGGTGGTGGTGATGAACACCCTCTCGGTGAACCTGCACCTGATGCTGGTGTCCTTCTACCGGCCCTCGGGAGATCGCCGGAAGATCCTCATCGAGGCCGGTGCGTTCCCCTCGGACCAGTACGCGGTGGCCTCGCAGGTGCGCTTCCACGGGTACTCGCCGGAGGAGGCCGTGCTCCAGCTCTCCCCGCGCCCCGGCGAGGAGACGCTGCGCACCGAGGACATCCTCGAGACGATCGAGCGGCACGGGAAGGAAATCGCCCTGGTGCTGCTGGGCAACGTGAACTACCTCACCGGCCAGGCCTTCGACATGGCCGCCATCACCCGCGCCGCGCACCGGCAGGGCTGCAGGGTGGGCTTCGACCTGGCGCACGCGGCGGGCAACCTCCAGCTGTCGCTGCACGATGACGGGCCGGACTTCGCCGTGTGGTGCTCGTACAAGTACCTCAACGGCGGCCCGGGCACGCTGGGCGGTGTCTTCGTCCACGAGCGCCACGCGCGCGACAAGACGCTGCCCCGCTTCCAGGGGTGGTGGGGCCACGACAAGCAGACGCGCTTCCAGATGGGGCCCGACTTCGAGCCCATTCCGGGCGCCGAGGGCTGGCAGCTGTCCAACCCGCCCATCCTCCAGATGGCGGCGCTGCGCGCGTCCATGGAGATCTTCGATCGCGCCACCATGCCGGCCCTGCGCCGCAAGAGCGAGCGTCTCACCGGCTACCTGGAGTTCCTCCTGGAGCAGCTCCCGCCCGGCTTCGTGCGCATCACCACGCCGAGGGATCCCCAGCAGCGCGGTGCCCACCTGTCGCTGCGTTTCAGCAAGGAGCCGCGCAAGCTGCTCGAGAAGCTCACGGCGCAGGGAGTCCTCTGCGACTTCCGTTCACCGGACATCATCCGCGCCGCGCCGGCTCCGCTCTATGTCAGCTTCCTTGACGTCTACCGCTTCGCGGGAGTGCTCGAACGGCATGCACGAGATTGAGCAGACACAACGTGTGACGGTGGTGGGGGCGGGGCTGGTGGGCTCGCTCCTGTCGATGTACCTGGCGCGGCGCGGCTTCCAGGTGGACGTCCTGGAGTGGCGCCCGGACATGCGGCGTGAGGAGATTGGAGCGGGGCGCTCCATCAACCTCGCCATCTCCGCTCGCGGGCTGTACGCACTGCGGCAGGTGGGGCTGGAGGAGGAGGCGCTGCGCCATGCCATCCCCATGCGCGGCCGGATGATCCACTCCGTCTCCGGCGCGCTGGCCTACCAGGCCTACGGCAAGGACGAGTCCCAGCACATCAACAGCATCTCGCGCGCGTGGCTGAACAAGTTCCTGATGACCCACGCGGAAGCGACGGGCCGGGTGCGCATCCAGTTCGAGCAGCGCGTGCAGCACGTGGACTTCCAGAAGGGCGTGCTCGACATCGTGGACAGAGCGGGCGGCGCCTCGCGCGAGGTGCACACGCCGGTGGTGCTCGGCACGGACGGCTCGGGCTCGGCGGTGCGGCGCGAGATGGCGTTGGCGCCGGAGTACCGCGCGGCGCAGGAGCAGCTGAGCCACGGGTACAAGGAGCTGACGATTCCCCCGGGCCCGGGCGGCGCCTTCCAGATGGAGAAGCACGCGCTGCACATCTGGCCGCGCGGCTCGTACATGCTGATTGCCCTGCCCAACCTGGATGGCAGCTTCACCTGCACGCTCTTCCTGCCCTTCGAGGGCCCGGTGAGCTTCGAGTCGCTGGGGACGCCGGCGCAGCTGGTGGCCTTCTTCGAGGAGCAGTTCCCGGACGCGCTGGCGCTGATGCCCGGCCTGACGCACGACTTCTTCCACAACCCCACCGGGACGATGGTGACGGTGAAGAGCGAGCCGTGGCATGTGGGCGGCAAGGCGCTGCTGCTCGGGGACGCGGCGCACGCCATCGTGCCCTTCTTCGGGCAGGGGATGAACTGCGGCTTCGAGGACTGCGTGGCGCTGGATGCGTGCCTCGGGCGGCACACGCGGTGGGAGGACGCCTTCGTGGAGTTCTTCCGGCTGCGCAAGCCGAACGCGGATGCCATCGCGGACATGGCGGTGGAGAACTTCGTGGAGATGCGGGACAAGACGGCGGACCCGCGCTTCCTCTTGGAGAAGGCGGTGGAGAAGGAGCTGCTCAAGGCCTTCCCGGGCGAGTTCCTGAGCCGCTACACGCTGGTGAGCTTCAGCCTGACGCCGTACCGTCTGGCGTACGAGGTGGGCGCCATCGCGGGCGGCATCGTCGCCGAGCTGAGCGAGGGCCTCACGCGGGCGGAAGACGTGGACCTGGACAGGGCGCGCACGCTCATTCGCGAGCGGCTGGTGCCCTTCGTGAAGGAGCATTCGGATGGATTTGGGACTGCGAGGTAGGAGGGCGCTGGTGCTGGGCGCCTCGGCTGGACTGGGGTACGCCATTGGCGCGCAGCTGGTGAAGGAGGGCGCGCGGGTGGCCATCTGCTCGCGCGACGAGGCGCGCATCCGGGACGCCGCTCGGCGCATGGGCGCGGAGCTCGGTGTGACGGCGGACCTGACGAAGCCGGGCACGACGAAGGAGCTGGTGGAGCAGGTGATTGGAGCGATGGGGGGCGTGGACGTGCTCGTGGCGAACACGGGCGGGCCGCCCAAGGGGAGCATCGAGAAGCTCACCGCCGAGCAGTGGCAGGAGGGCTTCCAGAGCCTGTGGATGAGCGTGGTGGAGGGCCTGCAGGCGGCGCTGCCGGGGATGAAGGAGCGGCGCTGGGGCCGCATCATCCTGGTGACGTCGGTGGCGGGGCGCGAGGCGATGCCGCTGTTGACCATCTCCAACGGACTGCGCTCGGGGCTGATGGGGCTGGTGAAGACGGTGAGCAACGAGGTGGCCGAGCACGGCATCACCATCAACGGCGTGCAGCCGGGCTACCACGCGACGGAGCGGCTCAAGGAGCTGGGCGTGCCCGAGGATAAAATCACCTCGGCGATTCCGGCGCGCCGCCTGGGCAAGCCCGAGGAATTGGGGGCACTGGTGACGTTCCTCGCCTCGGAGCAGGCGGGCTACATCACCGGCCAGTCGCTCGTCATCGACGGCGGCTGGATGCGCGGTTTCTGACGGTCAAGCCGAGCGCCGAGAGCAGCAGCAGGGCCGTCGTGGGCCCTCCGCCGTCCGGGCCCGCGGCGCAGCCTTTGTCCGGAAGCGGCGTCACCGTCCTGTTGGTCACGTTCACGCTGACGGTGTCCTCGCTGCTCTCCTCCTCGTCGTCCGTCACCTTCAGCTTGAAGGTGAGCACCGTCTCCTCGTCCACCTCGGGCGCGTTGAACAGGGCCCTCGGGCCCGCCGGCAGGAGGCGCACGGTGGGGCCGCCCACCTGCGTCCAGGTGTAGCTCAGCTCGCGTCCCTCCGGATCCTTCGACTCCGAGCCGTTGAGCGTCACCCCACTGCCCTCGGGGACGATCTGGTCCGGACCCGCCTTGGCCAGGGGCAGCTTGTTGGGCACGTTCTTGACGAGCACGCTCACCGTCACCGGCTCGCTCTCCAGCTTCCCATCGCTCACGACGAGCTGGAAGGTCAGCGTCGTATCCGCGTCCACCATGGGCGCGGTGAAGGTGGTGGTGGCCGAGGCGCTGTCGCTCAGGGTGACTTCAGGGCCGGACACCTGCTTCCACGTGTAGACGAACGTGGTGCCCGGATTCATATCCGTGGCGCTGCCCTGGAGCGTCACGCGGGTGCCCTCGTTCACCGCGGCCACCGGCTTCACCGTGGCCACCGGTGCCCGGTTGAGGCACTTGCCCTGGTGGTTCGTCACCGCCGTGAAGGGCTTGTTCACCACCCCCTCGAGCTGGATGTCATCCAGGTCCCAGCCCGTGTCGCCCGTGCTCTCGTCCGTGCCGATGCGGAAGCGGATGCGCACCGTCTTCCCCGCGTAGGTGGTACCGAGGCTCGCGGTGGCCTTGATGAACGCGGGGTACAAGCTGCTCTGGCCTCCATACGCCCGCGGGCCCTCGAGCGGGTTCCCCCGGTCCGAGTTGATGGTCGCGTTGTAGGTGGGGTTCACCGAGGCGCCGATGTCCTTCCAGGTCGTCCCATCATCCTCGCTCAGCTCGATGACCGCGCCGTCGTAGGTGGTGTCCGCAGTGGGGGCCTCGAAGTCGTAGCGGTGCTGGAAGATGACGCGGAACGCCGCCGTGCTCGACACCTGGAGGGGCGGCGAGACGAGCGCGAGGTCCGAGATCGTCCCGTTGGCCGGTCCGTGGAAGAACCCGTTCGCGCCCGTCGAATCGGTC
The sequence above is drawn from the Archangium gephyra genome and encodes:
- a CDS encoding amidohydrolase family protein codes for the protein MKIDIHTHLLPPEMPRFAERYGYGGFMTLEHHAPCRARMVRDDGKFFREVESNCWDPVKRIEECDAHGVSVQVLSTVPVMFGYWAKPEHGLDLSRFLNDQLASVVRAHPRRFVGLGTVPLQSPELAVRELERCMRELGMAGVQVGSHVNGLNLGEPELFPFFEAAAELGAAIFVHPWDMLGEARMKKYWMPWLVGMPAEVALAICSLLFAGTLEKLPKLRLAFAHGGGAFPGTFGRIEHGFQVRPDLVAVDNPVPPREYLGRFWVDSLVHDPDMLRFIVKLFGPDKVALGSDYPFPLGEDRPGTLVESLAEFDATTREKLLCRNALAWLGRSYEEFK
- the kynU gene encoding kynureninase, which encodes MSGEAVRYEASEAFARRMDAEDPLRHFRDEFHFPRHHGEPVIYLVGNSLGLQPRKAKPYVLEALEDWETHGVEGHFRGSHPWMPYHELLTEQTARLVGAHPLEVVVMNTLSVNLHLMLVSFYRPSGDRRKILIEAGAFPSDQYAVASQVRFHGYSPEEAVLQLSPRPGEETLRTEDILETIERHGKEIALVLLGNVNYLTGQAFDMAAITRAAHRQGCRVGFDLAHAAGNLQLSLHDDGPDFAVWCSYKYLNGGPGTLGGVFVHERHARDKTLPRFQGWWGHDKQTRFQMGPDFEPIPGAEGWQLSNPPILQMAALRASMEIFDRATMPALRRKSERLTGYLEFLLEQLPPGFVRITTPRDPQQRGAHLSLRFSKEPRKLLEKLTAQGVLCDFRSPDIIRAAPAPLYVSFLDVYRFAGVLERHARD
- a CDS encoding FAD-dependent oxidoreductase; amino-acid sequence: MHEIEQTQRVTVVGAGLVGSLLSMYLARRGFQVDVLEWRPDMRREEIGAGRSINLAISARGLYALRQVGLEEEALRHAIPMRGRMIHSVSGALAYQAYGKDESQHINSISRAWLNKFLMTHAEATGRVRIQFEQRVQHVDFQKGVLDIVDRAGGASREVHTPVVLGTDGSGSAVRREMALAPEYRAAQEQLSHGYKELTIPPGPGGAFQMEKHALHIWPRGSYMLIALPNLDGSFTCTLFLPFEGPVSFESLGTPAQLVAFFEEQFPDALALMPGLTHDFFHNPTGTMVTVKSEPWHVGGKALLLGDAAHAIVPFFGQGMNCGFEDCVALDACLGRHTRWEDAFVEFFRLRKPNADAIADMAVENFVEMRDKTADPRFLLEKAVEKELLKAFPGEFLSRYTLVSFSLTPYRLAYEVGAIAGGIVAELSEGLTRAEDVDLDRARTLIRERLVPFVKEHSDGFGTAR
- a CDS encoding SDR family oxidoreductase, which translates into the protein MDLGLRGRRALVLGASAGLGYAIGAQLVKEGARVAICSRDEARIRDAARRMGAELGVTADLTKPGTTKELVEQVIGAMGGVDVLVANTGGPPKGSIEKLTAEQWQEGFQSLWMSVVEGLQAALPGMKERRWGRIILVTSVAGREAMPLLTISNGLRSGLMGLVKTVSNEVAEHGITINGVQPGYHATERLKELGVPEDKITSAIPARRLGKPEELGALVTFLASEQAGYITGQSLVIDGGWMRGF
- a CDS encoding PKD domain-containing protein, coding for MKRYLAAWMGLVLLAPVVALAAGKDVELASVELVELTGTASSCDDDGVLDTGETALVRVILRNSGTERLEQTSMTLSSKDTDLSFPDGPAVPFAPSEPGQSVTAELKVTLKGLATRRELALSIAYGDETTEDKTHTVTYRVNTDELPETSAIETVDALRSPWTFTASSASVSPWTRQTDSTGANGFFHGPANGTISDLALVSPPLQVSSTAAFRVIFQHRYDFEAPTADTTYDGAVIELSEDDGTTWKDIGASVNPTYNATINSDRGNPLEGPRAYGGQSSLYPAFIKATASLGTTYAGKTVRIRFRIGTDESTGDTGWDLDDIQLEGVVNKPFTAVTNHQGKCLNRAPVATVKPVAAVNEGTRVTLQGSATDMNPGTTFVYTWKQVSGPEVTLSDSASATTTFTAPMVDADTTLTFQLVVSDGKLESEPVTVSVLVKNVPNKLPLAKAGPDQIVPEGSGVTLNGSESKDPEGRELSYTWTQVGGPTVRLLPAGPRALFNAPEVDEETVLTFKLKVTDDEEESSEDTVSVNVTNRTVTPLPDKGCAAGPDGGGPTTALLLLSALGLTVRNRASSRRR